The Niastella koreensis GR20-10 genome includes a window with the following:
- a CDS encoding PDZ domain-containing protein, translating to MKRFLISCTALAAVSLLLCQPLAAQDSKDKDKDKSIMKDNEEIIIKRKGDKDTKVTIEIKGDEVTVNGKPLEDFDDDNIVIKKGRTIIYGGSPFTGGNAFSFDSKGSDNTPFLGVATDKAEKGGAEIEEVTENSAAEKAGLKENDIITKIDDETINTPEDVTRIVRKHKPEDKIEITYDRKGKTEKTTVTLGKKSRRTLTFTSPNPMAMPNLNFDWQDHGNFNRNYNFNYNGKPRLGIKAQDMEDGKGVKVLDVDGESAAEKAGIKKDDVITEFDGKKVSNTEELVNASRDAREKPAVKVTVNRNGKSQSIEIKTPKKLKTANL from the coding sequence ATGAAACGATTTCTGATTTCCTGCACCGCCCTTGCAGCCGTTTCCCTGCTATTGTGCCAGCCCCTGGCAGCCCAGGATTCAAAGGACAAGGATAAGGACAAATCCATCATGAAGGATAATGAAGAGATCATTATCAAACGTAAGGGCGACAAAGACACCAAGGTCACCATCGAAATAAAAGGTGATGAAGTAACCGTGAACGGCAAACCGCTGGAAGATTTTGATGATGATAACATTGTTATAAAAAAAGGCAGAACCATTATTTATGGCGGCTCTCCTTTTACCGGAGGCAATGCATTCAGTTTTGACAGCAAGGGTAGCGACAACACGCCTTTTTTAGGCGTAGCTACTGATAAAGCAGAGAAAGGCGGCGCCGAAATTGAAGAAGTAACTGAGAACAGTGCTGCAGAAAAAGCCGGTTTAAAGGAAAACGACATCATTACAAAGATCGACGATGAAACTATCAACACCCCTGAAGATGTAACCCGCATCGTGCGCAAACACAAGCCAGAGGATAAAATAGAAATCACCTACGACAGAAAAGGCAAAACCGAAAAGACCACTGTTACGCTGGGTAAAAAAAGTCGCAGGACCCTCACCTTTACATCGCCCAACCCTATGGCTATGCCTAACCTGAATTTCGACTGGCAGGACCATGGCAATTTCAACCGCAACTACAATTTTAATTATAATGGCAAACCCCGCCTCGGTATAAAAGCACAGGACATGGAAGATGGTAAAGGCGTGAAAGTGCTGGATGTTGATGGTGAGTCTGCCGCCGAAAAAGCAGGTATTAAAAAAGACGATGTTATTACTGAGTTTGATGGTAAAAAAGTAAGCAATACCGAAGAGCTGGTAAACGCTTCCCGCGATGCAAGGGAAAAACCAGCCGTTAAAGTAACGGTTAACCGGAATGGCAAATCGCAATCAATTGAAATTAAAACGCCTAAAAAGCTAAAAACCGCCAATTTGTAA
- a CDS encoding peroxiredoxin family protein, translating into MKRISNWLLPMLMVTLGACGAKEKGTLEVTGNIANLDKVAKQYPHAVKNGTVTLFLYEVPFGGDLPPVQLDSVTVSADKRSYTLKGQAPNIGMFNLVVADGPMVPLVNDAPTITVDIDMNNEKFYTVAGSVASRELQDFIFTYDVKSVSAEQSMNKLDSLKRIGAPDSTLLNLTNQKNAAIKELNDYMKRMMGDVSQPVVAAFVLGRSAKTLPQTEFETALNSLTQKYNGDSNLAEMKKRYNAYKEQVEKIRAQQDQQNAWVGKKAPELTLPDVNGKKVSISNFKGKYLLVDFWASWCPPCRAENPNVVAAYNKYKDKNFTILGVSLDKKKENWLQAINEDQLKWTHVSDLAFWDSKAVTTFGFTGIPYNVLIDPEGTVIGEGLRGDELNNKLHEIFLK; encoded by the coding sequence ATGAAACGAATTTCGAACTGGCTGTTGCCGATGCTGATGGTTACCCTGGGCGCCTGTGGAGCAAAAGAAAAGGGCACCCTGGAAGTAACCGGCAATATTGCCAATCTTGATAAAGTAGCAAAACAGTACCCGCACGCAGTTAAAAATGGAACTGTCACTTTATTCTTATATGAAGTACCCTTTGGTGGCGACCTGCCTCCTGTTCAACTGGATTCAGTTACTGTTTCGGCCGATAAAAGATCTTATACGTTGAAAGGACAGGCCCCCAATATTGGCATGTTCAACCTGGTAGTAGCCGACGGTCCCATGGTGCCGCTGGTGAACGATGCGCCCACCATCACTGTTGATATTGACATGAACAATGAAAAATTCTATACCGTGGCCGGTTCTGTAGCCAGCCGCGAGTTACAGGATTTCATTTTCACATACGATGTGAAAAGTGTAAGTGCTGAACAAAGCATGAACAAGCTGGACAGCCTTAAACGCATTGGCGCCCCCGACAGTACCCTGCTTAATCTTACCAATCAAAAGAACGCCGCTATAAAAGAGCTGAACGATTATATGAAACGCATGATGGGCGATGTAAGCCAGCCTGTAGTAGCAGCCTTTGTATTGGGCCGGTCGGCTAAAACCCTTCCCCAAACCGAGTTTGAAACTGCCCTGAACAGCCTTACGCAAAAGTATAACGGCGATTCAAACCTGGCAGAAATGAAGAAAAGATACAATGCTTACAAAGAGCAGGTTGAAAAAATAAGGGCACAACAGGATCAACAAAATGCCTGGGTTGGTAAAAAAGCGCCTGAATTAACTTTACCCGATGTAAATGGCAAAAAGGTTTCTATCTCAAACTTTAAAGGAAAGTACCTGCTGGTTGATTTCTGGGCAAGCTGGTGCCCCCCCTGCCGCGCTGAAAATCCCAATGTAGTAGCAGCCTATAATAAATACAAAGACAAGAACTTCACCATCCTGGGTGTATCGCTCGATAAAAAGAAAGAGAACTGGCTCCAGGCCATTAATGAAGATCAGTTGAAATGGACACATGTGAGTGACCTTGCATTCTGGGACAGCAAAGCGGTGACCACTTTTGGTTTCACCGGTATTCCTTACAATGTATTGATCGATCCGGAAGGCACGGTAATTGGCGAAGGATTACGTGGTGACGAACTCAACAATAAATTACACGAAATATTTCTGAAATAA
- a CDS encoding M28 family peptidase produces the protein MLYRIRLFLIISLCCQAAIGKAQSVSIDSIITVSSLKALVQTLAADSFQGRLSGTKKATEAATFVSEEFKNAGIMPLLENKDYLLPYQLPAEIKYWGLAQPVFNFQPPTQLVAYNVIGVLPGTSKAKEVIVFSAHLDHIGTKKYSIHYQLSEKGNPEETDDIYNGANDNASGISGLIHLARYFAQRPNRERTILFIAFSGEEEGLLGSKELVKRLDTKAIKAVINMDMIGRPIAADKKYPYITGDKHSNLIKLLNEKLIELAPTYGSNFFKGDPFPKDHLYMRSDNYSFARENIPAHTIMCTSPHDMFYHSLNDEVETLDYPFMAEVVKAIALAAEGLVNGSDTPH, from the coding sequence ATGCTATACCGTATCCGATTGTTCCTTATTATATCCTTGTGTTGCCAGGCAGCTATTGGTAAGGCTCAGTCAGTATCTATTGATTCAATTATAACCGTTTCGTCCCTGAAGGCCCTGGTGCAAACACTGGCGGCAGACAGCTTTCAGGGACGCCTTTCAGGTACCAAAAAGGCAACCGAAGCGGCCACGTTTGTTAGTGAAGAATTTAAGAACGCCGGCATTATGCCCTTGTTGGAAAACAAGGATTACCTGCTTCCTTATCAACTTCCGGCTGAAATAAAATATTGGGGACTGGCCCAACCTGTCTTTAATTTTCAGCCTCCCACCCAATTAGTTGCTTACAATGTAATAGGCGTATTACCAGGAACTTCAAAAGCAAAGGAGGTCATTGTTTTCAGCGCACACCTCGATCACATAGGCACAAAAAAATACAGCATCCACTACCAGTTAAGTGAAAAAGGAAACCCTGAAGAAACAGATGATATTTATAATGGCGCCAACGACAATGCATCAGGCATCAGCGGTCTTATTCATTTAGCCCGCTATTTTGCCCAACGACCGAACCGGGAACGAACCATTTTGTTCATTGCATTTTCTGGCGAAGAAGAAGGGTTGCTTGGTTCTAAAGAGCTGGTAAAAAGGCTGGATACCAAAGCCATCAAAGCGGTGATCAATATGGATATGATCGGCCGGCCAATAGCAGCGGATAAAAAATATCCATACATAACCGGCGACAAACATTCGAACCTGATAAAACTGCTCAATGAAAAGTTAATTGAGTTAGCACCCACCTACGGCAGCAACTTCTTCAAAGGCGACCCATTTCCCAAAGACCATTTATACATGCGGTCAGACAACTATTCCTTTGCCCGGGAAAACATTCCAGCTCATACCATCATGTGTACTTCTCCCCACGATATGTTTTATCATTCCCTTAATGATGAAGTAGAAACGCTTGACTATCCGTTTATGGCAGAAGTGGTAAAAGCCATTGCACTGGCTGCTGAAGGCCTCGTAAATGGGTCAGACACCCCCCATTAA
- the gatB gene encoding Asp-tRNA(Asn)/Glu-tRNA(Gln) amidotransferase subunit GatB, whose translation MSTIYDAYEVVVGLEVHAQLLTDSKLFCGDSAAFGGDPNTHISPITMAHPGTLPKLNKKAISYAVKIGLACDCSITRHNYFARKNYFYPDLPKGYQLTQHTTPICVGGHVTIRTQEGGTRDIQLNRIHMEEDAGKSLHDVDPKNTCVDLNRAGVPLVEIVTEPDIHSGDEAYAYLTELRKLLRYLEICDGNMEEGSMRCDANISVRKKGDTKLGTKVEVKNLNSIRNVKRAIEFEAKRLIDILEAGEKIIQQTRSFDAGNGTTFALRTKEDANDYRYFADPDLTPFVVSDALLQEVKSSIPALPEERVARYMQQLQLPEYDARVITDEKELAVYFEQIIGHSTNYKAAANWMLGPIKSWLNETGEPITALPVQPAVIAALIALIDSNQVNFSVASTRIFAALLKEPGKEPLQIAKELNLLQDSDEGNVAAWVEEVLNKMPDKVSEYKKGKKGLIGLFVGEVKKVSKGKADPKLTNDILLKKLQ comes from the coding sequence ATGTCGACAATTTACGATGCATATGAGGTAGTTGTAGGTCTGGAAGTGCATGCCCAGTTACTCACTGATAGTAAGTTATTTTGTGGCGATAGCGCAGCTTTTGGCGGCGACCCCAATACACACATCAGCCCCATTACCATGGCGCACCCCGGCACCTTGCCCAAATTGAATAAAAAGGCCATTTCCTATGCCGTTAAAATAGGCCTGGCCTGTGATTGCAGTATTACCCGGCATAATTATTTCGCCCGCAAAAATTACTTTTATCCCGACCTGCCAAAGGGTTATCAGCTTACACAACACACCACGCCTATTTGTGTGGGTGGTCATGTAACCATTCGTACCCAGGAAGGCGGCACCCGGGATATTCAGCTTAACCGCATTCACATGGAAGAGGATGCCGGTAAAAGCCTGCACGATGTTGACCCTAAAAACACCTGCGTTGACCTTAACCGCGCCGGTGTACCACTTGTTGAAATAGTTACTGAACCCGACATACATAGCGGCGACGAAGCGTATGCCTATCTTACCGAGCTGAGAAAGCTGTTACGCTATCTGGAGATCTGCGATGGCAACATGGAAGAAGGCAGCATGCGTTGCGACGCCAACATTTCCGTTCGCAAAAAAGGAGATACCAAACTGGGCACCAAAGTAGAGGTAAAGAACCTCAACTCCATCCGCAACGTAAAACGGGCTATTGAATTTGAAGCAAAACGCCTGATCGATATTCTTGAAGCAGGTGAAAAAATCATTCAGCAAACAAGAAGTTTCGATGCCGGTAATGGCACTACCTTTGCCCTGCGCACCAAGGAAGACGCCAACGATTACCGGTATTTTGCCGATCCTGATCTTACCCCGTTTGTAGTTTCAGATGCACTGCTTCAGGAAGTTAAAAGTTCCATTCCCGCATTGCCTGAAGAACGCGTAGCCCGGTATATGCAACAGTTACAGTTACCTGAATACGATGCCCGGGTTATTACCGATGAAAAAGAGCTGGCTGTATACTTTGAGCAGATCATAGGTCATTCCACCAATTATAAAGCAGCCGCCAACTGGATGCTGGGGCCCATTAAATCATGGTTAAATGAAACGGGCGAACCCATTACTGCATTGCCGGTACAACCTGCCGTTATTGCCGCACTGATAGCCCTTATAGATAGCAACCAGGTAAACTTCTCTGTGGCTTCTACCAGAATATTTGCGGCCCTTTTAAAAGAGCCCGGCAAAGAGCCGTTACAAATAGCCAAAGAGCTGAACCTGTTACAGGATTCAGACGAAGGCAATGTTGCCGCCTGGGTGGAAGAAGTGCTGAACAAAATGCCCGATAAAGTGTCTGAATACAAAAAAGGAAAAAAGGGATTGATCGGGTTATTTGTAGGGGAAGTAAAAAAAGTATCAAAAGGTAAAGCCGATCCAAAACTCACCAACGATATCCTTTTAAAAAAACTGCAATAA
- a CDS encoding RagB/SusD family nutrient uptake outer membrane protein → MRYILFSLLIIALAGSSCQKKVLDINPQDLLYSDLAFSTPEKIEASTIASYDGLQNYQFLAGRALLYIDAMGEDVFDRGQTTGDIGRFSQLSNNTFAASIWTAGYDAIARANRAIAGITANSSKLTPAKANALIAECKFVRAVADFYLVNYFAQPYAFTADASHPGIPLITVSYTSNDPDANKPRASVGDVYTAIIKDLTEALADLPLSYPGTTDTAYNNKTRGTKAAAASFLSRVYLYKGDYANAKKQALDVINNTYGAFALNSTVNGAFGPGHYTTAETIWSIPNNKLDNPSTNYSLPQNYNASGRADVAVSGNFLDSNRYFLIDDKRRSMLATGTGGYLYTTKYPDVTTRSDWAPVIRYPEVLLNYAEAQARTATGVDADAVAKLNIVRDRAKAITTLSYTTANFLNKDSLVAAILGERRIELAFEGHRFWDLMRTKTAVTSKFDSDGKTKLPTQPFGAQKNIFPIPQLEVDKSKKVLAQNDGY, encoded by the coding sequence ATGCGATATATATTGTTTAGTCTTTTAATAATAGCGCTGGCCGGCAGTTCCTGTCAGAAGAAAGTGCTTGATATTAATCCGCAGGACCTGCTGTACAGTGATCTTGCCTTTTCAACACCCGAAAAAATTGAAGCCAGTACTATTGCCAGTTATGACGGGTTGCAGAACTACCAGTTTTTAGCCGGGCGGGCATTGCTTTACATTGACGCAATGGGCGAAGATGTTTTTGACCGGGGACAAACTACAGGCGATATCGGCCGGTTCAGCCAGTTATCTAACAATACATTTGCCGCGAGTATCTGGACGGCGGGTTATGATGCCATTGCGCGCGCCAACAGGGCTATTGCAGGTATCACTGCCAACAGCAGCAAGCTAACTCCCGCTAAAGCCAATGCACTGATAGCGGAATGTAAATTTGTTAGGGCTGTGGCCGATTTTTACCTGGTAAATTATTTTGCACAACCCTATGCGTTTACGGCAGATGCTTCGCACCCTGGCATTCCATTAATAACCGTAAGTTATACTTCAAACGATCCCGATGCCAATAAACCAAGGGCGAGCGTGGGCGACGTATATACAGCCATCATAAAAGATCTTACTGAAGCGTTGGCTGATTTGCCTTTAAGTTATCCTGGCACTACTGATACAGCATACAATAATAAAACCCGCGGCACCAAAGCGGCAGCTGCTTCTTTTCTTTCACGGGTTTATTTATACAAAGGCGATTATGCCAATGCAAAAAAGCAGGCCCTGGATGTGATTAATAATACATATGGCGCCTTTGCTTTAAACAGCACCGTCAATGGGGCTTTTGGTCCCGGCCATTATACTACTGCGGAAACCATTTGGTCAATCCCCAATAACAAATTGGATAATCCAAGCACCAATTACTCGTTGCCGCAAAATTATAATGCTTCAGGCCGGGCAGATGTGGCAGTGTCCGGTAACTTTCTCGATTCCAACCGTTACTTTCTTATTGACGATAAAAGAAGAAGCATGCTTGCAACCGGAACGGGCGGTTACCTCTATACTACCAAATATCCCGATGTGACTACACGGAGCGACTGGGCGCCGGTTATCAGGTATCCGGAAGTGTTATTGAACTATGCCGAAGCGCAGGCCCGTACTGCCACTGGTGTGGATGCTGATGCCGTTGCCAAATTGAATATAGTAAGGGACCGTGCCAAGGCAATTACCACCCTGTCATATACAACAGCTAATTTTCTTAATAAAGATTCGCTGGTTGCTGCCATCCTGGGTGAGCGCCGGATTGAACTGGCTTTTGAGGGACATCGTTTCTGGGACCTGATGCGAACAAAAACTGCTGTTACCAGTAAGTTCGATTCGGATGGGAAAACCAAATTGCCCACCCAGCCTTTTGGGGCTCAAAAGAACATTTTTCCCATACCCCAACTGGAAGTAGATAAGAGTAAAAAAGTACTGGCGCAGAATGATGGGTACTAA
- a CDS encoding M23 family metallopeptidase, with translation MKKIKYYYNTNTLRYEKLETPLHVKLLRVLGFMSAAIVTSIIIVSVAYRYFPSTKEKALMQYNEQLQERYWVLDEQVAKMQQRMTQLEERDNDIYRTIFEANPIPDSMRAKEMAQQKENEMVASMTNYELENSIVRSLHNLENRMGSQEKSYVEITGFIKNKEQLLACTPAIQPVSNSDLKRLASGFGYRIDPVYKTVKMHAGLDFAAPQGTPIYATANGVVKVAGNLGNGYGNHVVLSHGYGYETLYGHMYKIKVKPGDKIKRGEIIGWVGSTGKSTGPHCHYEVHKNGTHLDPVYFFYNDLSPEQYDRLLKMSSSSNQSFD, from the coding sequence ATGAAGAAAATAAAGTACTACTACAATACCAATACACTCCGTTATGAAAAACTGGAGACTCCGCTGCACGTAAAGCTGCTGCGGGTACTAGGTTTCATGTCGGCCGCTATAGTTACCTCTATCATTATCGTTTCCGTGGCTTACCGGTATTTTCCTTCCACCAAGGAAAAGGCGTTGATGCAGTACAACGAACAGCTGCAGGAGCGCTACTGGGTGCTGGATGAACAGGTTGCGAAAATGCAGCAACGCATGACCCAGCTGGAAGAACGGGATAACGATATCTACCGCACCATTTTCGAGGCCAATCCCATTCCCGACAGCATGCGCGCCAAGGAAATGGCCCAGCAGAAAGAAAATGAAATGGTGGCCAGCATGACCAATTACGAGCTGGAAAACTCAATTGTACGCTCCCTCCACAACCTGGAGAACCGCATGGGCTCCCAGGAGAAATCATATGTTGAAATAACCGGCTTTATCAAGAACAAAGAACAGCTATTGGCCTGTACGCCTGCCATTCAGCCGGTTAGCAACAGCGACCTGAAGCGCCTGGCTTCCGGTTTTGGCTACCGCATTGACCCGGTGTATAAAACGGTTAAAATGCACGCTGGTCTCGACTTTGCCGCTCCCCAGGGTACGCCAATTTACGCCACCGCCAATGGCGTGGTAAAAGTGGCTGGTAATTTGGGTAATGGCTACGGTAATCACGTGGTTTTAAGCCATGGTTATGGTTATGAAACGCTGTATGGCCACATGTACAAGATCAAAGTGAAACCCGGCGACAAGATCAAACGTGGCGAGATCATTGGCTGGGTAGGCAGTACCGGAAAATCAACCGGTCCCCACTGTCACTACGAGGTACATAAGAATGGCACCCACCTCGATCCGGTTTACTTCTTCTACAACGACCTTTCACCTGAACAGTATGACCGTTTGCTGAAGATGTCATCTTCAAGCAACCAGAGCTTCGATTAA
- the alaS gene encoding alanine--tRNA ligase, translating into MTSAEIRQLFMEFFRNKGHEIVPSAPIVVKNDPTLLFTNAGMNQFKDYFLGNKKAPFPRVADTQKCLRVSGKHNDLEEVGVDTYHHTMFEMLGNWSFGDYFKKEAIAWSWELLTEVYKIPKDRLYVTYFQGDTAENLAKDEEAFNEWSKFVAPDRILPGNKKDNFWEMGDTGPCGPCSEIHVDCRSDEERKQQSGAELVNNDHPQVIEIWNNVFMQFNRKKDGSLEPLPAKHVDTGMGFERLVRVLQSKQSNYDSDIFTGTIAAIETIAKKKYDPNTPQSTSADWHKAVAFRVLADHIRAISFTIADGQLPSNTGAGYVIRRILRRAVRYYYTFLDYKQPLLHQLVPVLATQFQTVFPELQQQQDFVAKVIKEEEDAFLRTLEKGLKKIDEIIGSAKNKVVNGSAAFELYDTYGFPIDLTRLIARENNLEVDEDGFKAEMNQQKDRARAATAISAEDWVVLNENSNTGFIGYDHTQAEAKVIKYRKVTAKGKTSFQLVLNTTPFYAESGGQVGDTGALFFEGEEVAVIDTKKENDLIIHFVEKLPINITGIVDARIDTIRRARTAVHHSATHLLHAALRKVLGTHVAQKGSLVNDEYLRFDFSHFAKMTTDEITKVEALVNEKIRANIPVVIKELPKEEALKLGAMALFGEKYGDVVRVVIMDPAYSVELCGGTHVGATGELGLFKIKHETAVAAGVRRIEAISGLAAEQYITEQLGQLHQVKEELKSPADLLKAVQNLAADNSDLKKKLEHLENRILVGVRNELLHKDEIINGVTFVGAIVEVGNADALKKLCFDMKGHLNDHVIVLCSNIGGKPFVAVGIADTVAAARSLDAGKIIKEHIAPLIKGGGGGQKTLATAGGQDASNLQQVIDKVKSLL; encoded by the coding sequence ATGACCAGCGCAGAAATACGACAGCTATTTATGGAATTTTTCCGTAATAAGGGACATGAAATTGTACCATCGGCCCCTATTGTGGTAAAAAACGACCCTACCCTGCTCTTTACCAATGCAGGTATGAACCAGTTTAAAGATTACTTCCTTGGAAATAAAAAGGCCCCTTTTCCCCGGGTGGCGGATACCCAAAAATGCCTTCGCGTAAGTGGTAAACACAACGACCTGGAAGAGGTAGGCGTTGATACTTACCACCATACGATGTTTGAAATGCTCGGCAACTGGAGTTTTGGCGACTATTTCAAGAAGGAAGCCATTGCCTGGAGCTGGGAATTGCTCACCGAAGTATACAAAATACCCAAAGACCGGTTATATGTAACTTATTTTCAAGGTGATACAGCCGAAAACCTGGCCAAGGACGAGGAAGCCTTTAACGAATGGAGCAAATTCGTGGCCCCCGACCGCATATTACCCGGCAATAAAAAAGACAATTTCTGGGAAATGGGCGACACCGGCCCCTGCGGTCCCTGTTCTGAAATACACGTGGATTGCCGCAGCGACGAAGAAAGAAAGCAGCAAAGCGGCGCCGAACTGGTGAATAATGACCATCCCCAGGTTATCGAGATCTGGAACAACGTGTTTATGCAGTTCAACCGGAAAAAGGATGGTTCGCTGGAACCCCTTCCTGCCAAACATGTGGATACGGGAATGGGCTTTGAGCGCCTGGTAAGGGTGCTGCAAAGCAAACAATCGAATTACGATTCCGATATTTTTACCGGCACCATCGCGGCTATTGAAACCATCGCCAAAAAGAAATACGACCCCAACACGCCGCAATCAACCAGCGCCGACTGGCATAAAGCAGTTGCCTTCCGGGTTCTGGCCGATCATATCCGCGCCATCAGCTTTACCATAGCCGATGGTCAACTGCCATCCAACACCGGGGCTGGTTATGTGATCCGCCGCATTTTACGCCGGGCCGTTCGTTACTATTATACGTTTCTCGATTATAAACAACCCCTGCTGCACCAACTGGTGCCCGTGCTGGCTACCCAGTTCCAAACGGTTTTCCCCGAACTGCAGCAGCAACAGGACTTTGTTGCCAAGGTAATAAAGGAAGAAGAAGACGCTTTCCTGCGCACGCTGGAAAAGGGATTGAAGAAGATCGATGAGATCATCGGTTCTGCCAAAAACAAGGTCGTTAATGGCTCAGCCGCTTTTGAGTTGTACGATACCTATGGTTTCCCTATTGACCTTACCAGGTTGATAGCCCGGGAAAATAACCTCGAAGTAGACGAGGATGGCTTTAAAGCCGAAATGAATCAGCAAAAAGACCGCGCCCGTGCTGCTACAGCCATTAGTGCGGAAGACTGGGTGGTACTGAATGAAAATAGTAACACCGGCTTTATCGGGTACGATCATACCCAGGCCGAAGCCAAAGTAATAAAATACCGTAAGGTAACTGCCAAAGGAAAGACCTCCTTTCAACTGGTGCTGAACACCACCCCTTTTTATGCTGAAAGCGGCGGACAGGTGGGCGATACCGGTGCCTTATTCTTTGAAGGTGAAGAAGTGGCTGTAATTGACACTAAAAAAGAAAATGACCTCATCATACATTTTGTAGAGAAACTGCCGATCAATATAACCGGTATTGTCGATGCCCGCATCGATACAATCCGCCGGGCAAGAACTGCTGTTCACCACTCAGCCACCCACCTGCTGCACGCAGCTCTTCGTAAAGTACTGGGCACACACGTGGCGCAAAAAGGCTCGCTGGTTAACGATGAATACCTGCGGTTCGACTTCTCGCATTTCGCCAAAATGACCACCGATGAAATTACAAAAGTAGAGGCTCTTGTAAACGAGAAGATCCGCGCCAACATACCGGTAGTTATAAAAGAATTGCCAAAGGAAGAAGCCCTGAAACTGGGCGCTATGGCCTTGTTTGGCGAAAAGTATGGCGATGTGGTACGTGTAGTAATTATGGACCCCGCCTATTCGGTTGAGTTATGTGGTGGTACCCACGTAGGCGCTACAGGCGAACTGGGTTTGTTTAAAATAAAACACGAAACAGCAGTAGCCGCTGGTGTTCGCCGTATAGAAGCTATTAGCGGACTCGCAGCAGAACAATACATAACTGAACAATTAGGCCAGCTGCATCAGGTGAAGGAAGAGCTGAAAAGCCCCGCCGATCTGCTGAAAGCCGTTCAGAACCTGGCTGCTGACAACAGCGACCTGAAGAAAAAGCTGGAACACCTGGAGAACCGCATACTGGTAGGCGTTCGCAATGAATTATTGCATAAAGATGAGATCATCAACGGCGTTACATTCGTAGGTGCTATTGTTGAAGTAGGCAATGCCGATGCATTAAAGAAATTGTGTTTCGATATGAAAGGTCACCTGAACGATCATGTGATAGTGTTGTGCTCAAACATCGGCGGCAAACCATTTGTGGCTGTAGGTATTGCCGATACAGTAGCAGCCGCCCGTTCGCTCGATGCCGGCAAGATCATAAAAGAGCACATTGCCCCCCTGATAAAAGGTGGCGGTGGCGGACAAAAAACCCTGGCCACAGCCGGTGGACAGGATGCCAGCAACCTGCAACAAGTAATAGATAAAGTGAAAAGTTTACTGTAA